TCGCGAGCGTGGCGATGGGGTAAGTCCCAAGGAAGGTGAGGGTGATGACGATGGTGGTATCGACGGCCTGACCGACGATGGTGGAACCGACGGTGCGGGTCCAAAGCCAGCGGCCGCGGGTGAGGAGCTTGAGTCGTGCCATGGTGTAGGAGTTGGCGAATTCGCCGGCCCAGAAGGCGATGAGCGACGCGATGAGGATGCGCGGCAGGATGCCGAAGACGGTGACGAAGGCCTGCTGATTGCGGAAGGCGGGGTCGGCCGGAAGGGCGATGACGAGCGCGGCGATGCCGTACATGAGCGCGGTGCCGATGGGTTCCTGAGCAGGAGATGTGTCACGCGTGCAGGGCGGCGCTGGGCGGAGCTGTGTATGCGCCAGCGGATGGTGTATGGAAGCTGGAGACTGCCGGTGCGGCGGCGATCTATGCGGGCGGATGGGGAGGGCCGCCAGCGGGAATGGAACTGCGTGGCTGCGGGGAGCGGACGTACTGCTTTGTCGTGGAGGATGGGTTTACCGCGCAGGGAAATACGGACGCGTCGCTGAGGGTATATGGGCCGGTGGGCAGTTCGGTGCGGGGGCTGTTGACGATTCCGGTGGAGAGCGATGATCCGGATGGGTCGACGAAGTTGTCGGCGGCGGTGCGGTTTGTGCCGCGTGCGAGCCGGTTGCCGTTCTTCGATGCGGAGGTGATGACGGTGCGGCAGAAGTGCGCGAACGGGCACTGCTCGATCATGCGCGAGGAGACCGTATATCGGTATCGCGATGGCGAGTATGCGGAGTTGCAGGGATCGGTTATCAGGCCAGCGAAAGCGAAGGAGAAATAGCACGAATTACGTACGGGATTTCCGCGGGAATCTTCGCTTTTCTTTTGCCGGTGTCCGGTTTTGCTGCTAGACTCGGCTTCAAGACCTCCACCCTGAGCAGTGAGCGTGGCAAAAGGAGAACTGACGTGGCAGATGACCGGACCCGGGCAATAGAAACGGCCCTTTCGCAGTTGGAGAAGCAGTTTGGCAAGGGTTCGGTGATGCGGCTGGGAGCGAAGGAGGCGATTGGGCCAATTTCGGTCATTTCGACTGGATCGATCTCGTTCGATGCGGCGCTGGGTGTGGGCGGTGTGCCGCGGGGAAGAGTGATCGAGATCTTCGGGCCTGAGAGCTCGGGTAAGACGACGATTACGCTGCAGGTGATTGCCGAGGCTCAGAAGAACGGCGGGCTGGCGGCGTTTGTGGACGCCGAGCATGCGCTGGATCCGATCTATGCAAAGAAGCTCGGTGTGGATACGGATAATCTGCTGGTGAGCCAGCCGGATTACGGCGAGCAGGCTTTGGAGATCGTCGAGGCACTGGTGCGGTCAGGCGCGATCGATGTGCTGGTGGTCGACTCTGTGGCAGCGCTGGTTCCCAAGGCGGAGCTCGATGGCGAGATGGGCGATTCGCATATGGGTTTGCAGGCGCGGTTGATGTCGCAGGCGCTGCGCAAGCTGACAGGAACGGTGTCGAAGTCGCGCACCAGCCTGATTTTTATCAATCAGGTGCGCGAGAAGATTGGCGTGATGTTCGGGAATCCGGAGACAACGACGGGTGGACGCGCGCTGAAGTTTTATTCGTCGGTGCGTATCGACATTCGGCGCATTGGTGCGGTGAAGGAAGGCGAGACGGTTGTCGGATCGCGCACGAAGGTGAAGATCGTCAAGAACAAGGTAGCGGCGCCGTTCCGCGATGCGGAGTTCGACATTCTGTATGGCGAGGGCATCTCGCGTGAAGGCGATGTGCTGGACCTGGCGGTGCTGCACAACATCGTGGAGAAGAGCGGCGCGTGGTACAGCTACAGCGGAGAGCGCATCGGGCAGGGGCGCGAGAATGTGCGGAACTTCCTGAAGGAGAACAAGGACATCTTTGCACGGATGGACGGGGAACTGCGCAAAAAGCTGGGGATCAAGGCCGTGAATGAGGTCGAGATTCCTGAGGTGCCGGTGAACGGAACGGCGAAGGCTGCGGAGGCAGTGAAGTCGCGTCGCGCGTAGCTGGGAAGTTTTGTGAAGATGTTGACGCGCCGTGGAGATGCAAGCCCGGCGCGTTTTCGTTGGGGCTTTGATGTGAGGTAAAATCTACCTCAGGGCCGGAGAGGTGGCAGAGCCCGGTTGAATGCAGCTGACTCGAAATCAGCCATAGTCGCAAGGCTATCGGGGGTTCGAATCCCTCCCTCTCCGCCAGCAAATTTTGTAACCCTCTGATAACGCTAGTAAATAGCTGAAAATCAGGGGGTTACGTGTTTCTGGGGTTGTGCGGCTCGTGCGTTTAGTGCGATGTTTTACGCCTGATGAGCCTGATTTGCATGACAAAACGCTCGGCGCATGACAAAGTCCCCGCTCCCACCAAAACGGCCCCGATACCCACAGGCACTAACGGCTCGAATCTGAGGCACAGTTCTTCCCATGAGCGAAGTGGCTTTGGTTGCGAGTGTAGTCAGTGTGACGGCGGCGCGGTCTCCACAGCAAACACTGCCGTCGAGTTGTCCAAGCTACCGGCAATCGTGAACTCAAAGATGGCGGTCGGTGAGGTTCTGGATGCGGTGCTAGATGCCAAGGTGAAAATCCACGATCTCGGTGACGGTCCGCTGAGGGGCGGGGAAGTAGTCATTGATGACGCCTGCGAGATCCTCAGTAAGCGTTGTCTTTCTCAGACACAGAGGTACTCCTCTATGCCGCGTTCATCGAAGATATTCGCGAAATCTAACGGGCGTTTACGATAACGCAGCCGAAAATTGGCAAATTCGATTTGACAATCGATTTTCTCGCGGAGTATAACGCCACAACTTCTGATGCCGCGATCATACTTCTTTTCAACAAGAAGGCCCTGACAGTTCTGTTTATTTCAAGGAGAGCCGATGAAAAGCAACGCGTTGCTTAGAGCCCTGTATTTCCAGGTAATCGTCGCACTACTGCTACTGACATGCCCTTACGGACGCGCACAGTCGGACGTGGGAAGCATTGGCGGTTTTGTAAGAGATCAATCAGGCGCCGTCGTGCCGAATGCAAAAGTGACGATACGGAATGAGGGGACCGACCAGGCCTTCACCGTAACGACCGATTCAGACGGCCACTACACTGTTCCAAATCTCCCGCCCGCAACGTACTCGATGGAGGTTGAAGCACCCAGCTTCCGCAAGTTCATCAGCTTGCACAACCCTCTGGCAGCCAGCACCGCTCTGGCGATCGATGGAAGCCTTCAGGCGGGCGAAGTTACCCAAGCCGTTGAGGTGACCGCCACCGCTATGGTGTTGCAGACGGAGTCCGGCTCGACGCAGAGCGAGATCAGCGGTCAGACGATCACCGATCAGCAACTTAATGGCCGGAACCCGATGTTCATCGGTTCGCTGATTCCCGGAATGCGCAGCGGCACGACGTTGGGCGATCTCAACTTCGCCATCGGTTCTTCAATTCCGTTCAATGTCAATGGCGCGCGGCAGCAGGACACGCTGTTGACGTTCGACGGCGCGCCCGGCGTGCGCACTCGCGGTTCCGGCCAGGTCATCGGTGTAGCGAATCCGGATGCAATCGAAGAGATGCAGATTCTCACCTCTGACTACCAGGCGGAGTACGGCGCCTCTGCCGGCGGCCAGATGCGCATCATCTCCAAGTCCGGCACCAAAGACTTTCATGCAACAGCTTACGAATATCTGCGCAACTCAGCGATGAACGCGAACACATGGACGCGAAATCAGAGCCCGACGACGCAGTTTGCCTCACCGTTCCGCTTCAACAACTTTGGCTTCACGTTTGGCGGCCCGGTCTGGATTCCCGGAATGCACTGGACCGATAAAT
This Acidobacteriaceae bacterium DNA region includes the following protein-coding sequences:
- a CDS encoding queuosine precursor transporter, which encodes MYGIAALVIALPADPAFRNQQAFVTVFGILPRILIASLIAFWAGEFANSYTMARLKLLTRGRWLWTRTVGSTIVGQAVDTTIVITLTFLGTYPIATLAKIILTSYFLKVAYEALATPLTYLVVNFLKRAEQSDPFDAHTNFNPFHLVEN
- the recA gene encoding recombinase RecA; the protein is MADDRTRAIETALSQLEKQFGKGSVMRLGAKEAIGPISVISTGSISFDAALGVGGVPRGRVIEIFGPESSGKTTITLQVIAEAQKNGGLAAFVDAEHALDPIYAKKLGVDTDNLLVSQPDYGEQALEIVEALVRSGAIDVLVVDSVAALVPKAELDGEMGDSHMGLQARLMSQALRKLTGTVSKSRTSLIFINQVREKIGVMFGNPETTTGGRALKFYSSVRIDIRRIGAVKEGETVVGSRTKVKIVKNKVAAPFRDAEFDILYGEGISREGDVLDLAVLHNIVEKSGAWYSYSGERIGQGRENVRNFLKENKDIFARMDGELRKKLGIKAVNEVEIPEVPVNGTAKAAEAVKSRRA